The window gttgaggaagaagacacataGCTGGAGAGAAATCGTAGCCTTACCTCTGTTGGGAGATTACAAATTAAGTTGAGGAAGAAGCCACAAAGCTAGGAGAGATCGCTTCCTTCGTCTTTCTTCCACTGGATTGTTTTCCTTCGTCTTTCCCACAAGAGTCCTACCAAATCGGTGGGACTTTGAAAgggaagaaatggaagaaacacACCTCTGACAAGAAACCCTGACCATCTGACAATAATTCCACAGCTCTCCCACCCCTTTCATCCAAACAACCCTATTTTACACCATTTTGTGGTAAAGTTGTCAGAAATCCCACACCACCAagtcccctctaaacaaacgggccccAAGGGTTTGTGATCTCACAGCTTTCAAGGAATCCCTGattgaagaagaacaaaaatggGGGGGCGCTTCAGTTGGGACCCCAACAGCTGAGGTACATAACTTTCCTGAGAGACTCCTCCGATTGTTTCAATTTCTCATCACCAACCTTCTGAATTGTTTTCACCACTGAAGAAATCGCcgccggagaagaagaagaagaagcattttTAGCTTGTAAGAAGGATCTCATATTACCCTTGTTGTGCTGATGTAGCGATCTCAACACATAATTCCATCTATAGATGCCTTGGTACTTCAATACCTCCACTGCTCCGACACTCGCAACCACAATCCAAGCTTTGCTTACTGAACTCATCTTTGTTTCGAAATTGTAATTTTATGGGAAATAGAGAATTAGGAGGAGGAAAGAAATATACACAAAACAATTTTTCCATAAAATCCTACCGCACTAGTAGACAATAATTATTGTAATAAATGACCTTGTTTGATAAGTTTCCCACCCCACTTATCTAAATATTCATATTTGTAATAGTTTgtgataaataaatataaaattttcatctctttttgcCATTTCACTTTTCTACATCAAACAAACAAGGCCTTAGGGCTGTCAATGGCCTGGGCTGAATTTTAAAATCATAGCCCAACCCTAACGTATCTTAGAAGCCTAAGTTAGTAAGTTGGGTTGGAATATTTCATCCCAAACCCCAATCCAACCTGACCTGATTGATACTGATTGGGCCACTTTAGCCGTGATGGACCCCTACAATCCATGTATATTGTCATCTATATCTCTTTATGCACTAAGAAAAGACGAAACATATTGTTAACCTGATATAAATCAATAAAACATAGACCGAAATATATCAATaacatataattataataaaaaaaaaaaaagagttcataTCTCAATAAATAAAGGCCCAATAGCTTATCCCAGGCCTGATATGGCCCAACTTCAGGCATCAAAATCTCAGCCCCAGCCTGCCCTATGGGTTGAACAGTTCAGCCCATACCCTGTTTGGGCTCAGGACAGGCTTGGGCTGACTGGGCTTTTTTAACACCCATAATGACCATTAGATTAGATTCTGGGTTTGGTAACTATCTATTCTATTTCCATCCTATGTATGGGTGATCTCCTAAAGCGGTCTAAGAATAACCGGACCAAGTGCTGGATAGGTCCAGAGTCACTCCACAGTCCAGAGACTCCGAAGAAGCTCGCAGCGGCAGTACTGGTGACTAGTCTTTATTATTTGGTAGTTGCAGTGAATCTCAAACTCGAAGCGCATCGATATTATCGAACATCGATTAAAACTCGAATCAGAGCGATAAACTGATGAAGATCcaccatttttttcatttcccgATCACAAAGTagttctcctctctcctctgaTACATATATCTCTTTCCATTTTTGAAACACCTGTGACGATGACTGTCCTAGCGAATCCGATTGTTTCTACCAGAAATCTTCGAACCCATTCCTTTCATGGTAACTACTATACTCTAAATTTCTGTCTTTGATTTAATTACCAATGATAGTTTTTTGTGATCTGCTTCaaaatctctttctcttctggttttagggttttttcgatactcatggttgtttttgttgtttctttatGCTTCATTTCCTTGCTTAGATTGGCTTGCGAATTATTTTCTCTGTCATTTTTTTGGTTAGTTACAAATGTATTAGATTCATTTACTGCGTATGAGTTCCCCTACCCAGAAAATGTGATGAATTACTTCTTTAGTATGTGTAATGTTTTTGCAGAGAATTTATGGTGATTCCAACTTTGTCTGTTAGGAGGTGGGAgtatgaaaattatttttaattgatttaacaACTATTTTCATTGTTTACCACGATTAATCTGATAATTTTCAACTCTTTTATGGGGAATACCATGGTCTTGCTGAGGGTGTAAGTAGAAGATACTCTGGATAATTGTCATACATTTGAATACCAAACTTGGATCAGAAAATTTTCCTAAAGTTAAAAGTTACACATTGTGGTGTTTTGTTATTATTCTTGAGTTTTTAAATTGTTAAGACCATTATAATGATGGGGTGTGATTAATGCAGCCATTTGAGTTTGTTCCATGACCCACGTCAAAATTTGCCACTGGAAACATcgttttcagttattttttatGCCTTGGAGATTCTTTTCCGTTGTTTGGCAGACCTCTAGAGGATGGTCCCttgaatattttcttctttttcctggCAAACCTCTTAGAGATTGAAGATAGCCCTA is drawn from Macadamia integrifolia cultivar HAES 741 chromosome 7, SCU_Mint_v3, whole genome shotgun sequence and contains these coding sequences:
- the LOC122084021 gene encoding uncharacterized protein LOC122084021; this encodes MSSVSKAWIVVASVGAVEVLKYQGIYRWNYVLRSLHQHNKGNMRSFLQAKNASSSSSPAAISSVVKTIQKVGDEKLKQSEESLRKVMYLSCWGPN